The Anastrepha ludens isolate Willacy chromosome X, idAnaLude1.1, whole genome shotgun sequence genome includes a window with the following:
- the LOC128869936 gene encoding uncharacterized protein LOC128869936, translating to MTGKHTDASTARTDKKPNTRTELQDKQTDRQEEATDALKKQSDNWTRRTSKDELRMTGSPSEDELLASSQETVEGKAVGHSTPTTINEPATSAKAMGQKRTNKGPSRYKLYQRSLAILGRIRKNETEGKAHPKDEADKARCQKVVDEYLAFQTARKTEAKKRNCSQDENKRATKKHKISGQGAVVSKLTKQFSEVARDHLQMALVDETSNRGKPVLDKWSESEARLSRIIVDHVMANPEGQSPGFD from the coding sequence ATGACGGGAAAACATACCGACGCATCGACAGCACGGACtgataaaaaaccaaacacgCGGACAGAACTACAGGACAAGCAAACAGACAGACAGGAGGAAGCGACGGACGCACTTAAAAAACAGTCAGACAATTGGACAAGACGTACAAGCAAGGACGAACTGAGGATGACGGGGTCACCCTCAGAGGATGAGCTCTTGGCCTCCAGCCAAGAAACAGTTGAgggcaaagctgtgggccacagtaCGCCAACAACCATAAATGAACCAGCAACATCCGCTAAAGCCATGGGGCAAAAGCGCACTAATAAAGGCCCATCAAGGTATAAGCTCtaccagaggtctctcgctATCCTTGGCAGGATTCGTAAGAACGAGACCGAAGGTAAAGCTCATCCCAAAGATGAGGCTGACAAGGCAAGGTGTCAAAAGGTGGTGGACGAATACCTGGCATTCCAAACCGCCCGAAAGACAGAGGCCAAGAAACGAAACTGTTCGCAAGACGAAAACAAGAGGGCaacaaagaagcacaagatCTCAGGTCAGGGTGCGGTTGTCTCCAAACTTACCAAACAATTTagtgaggtggcacgggaccaTCTTCAAATGGCACTGGTGGACGAAACTTCCAACCGCGGCAAACCTGTGCTTGACAAATGGTCGGAGAGTGAGGCACGGTTGTCTCGCATAATCGTCGACCATGTCATGGCGAACCCGGAGGGTCAATCCCCAGGTTTCGACTAG